A window of Hydrogenophilus thermoluteolus genomic DNA:
GTGGCTTCCCGAATTTGAACATCTCGTTCCCGAGAAACACGGATGGGTAGACTTCAACGACTATCCGAAAAAAATGGCAGAGCTCGATCTCGATCTAGCTTTGGCACCGCTTGAGTACAATGAATTCAACGTAGCAAAAAGCAATTTGAGAATTATTGAATATGGAGCACTGGGGTATCCGGTTATTGCCACAGATATTACTCCATATCAAAAAAACAATCCTCCAATCACTCTGCTTCCTAACAAACCGAATCAATGGATCGAAAAAATTCTATATATAGCATTAAGCAAAGATTTCTCAGAGTTCAAAGGTATCAATGAATGGGTAAGAATGAACTATACTTTAGACAAAACCAAAAAAGAATGGAATGAGATCTTTTGCAATACTCAAGGACAGGATAAATGAAAAAACCAAAAGTAGCCCTCTACGTACCGGTATACAACCAGGAAAATTATATATTAGAATCACTCCAATCAGCATATGAACAAGATTATGATAATTTAATTATTTATATTGCAGACGACTGCTCGACCGACAATTCATATTACCTTGCAGAAGAATTCGTCAAGAATAATAAAACAAAACATGAAGTAGTGCTCAAAAGAAACCCAAAAAACTTAGGTCCAATTGAAAATACACTGATCTCTTTAAAAGAACTTGAAAAAGTAGCCGATCTTGTTGTTCTCCAGGCGGGTGATGATATATCTTATCCAACAAGAGTATCTACGCTTACAGAGCTTTGGATCAGCCTAGGAAAACCTCAATACGCGTATATTCATACGCCAGTCGAAATAATTGACCATCAAAGTATAACAAAGACGGTTTGGACGCCACCAATAAACCATAAACCCATAAATGAATCAAATTTAGCCGTTACCCCTACATCCCAAGGTCTTGCAATCGGTGCATCGGCAGCATATACACCATCACTCGTACTAGAGAGCCCATTTCTTTTTCCGAATTTATATGCAGACCAAGTTTTAGTCTTTAGATCATTCCTAAAAAAAAATCTTATATACTGGGGTGAAACGCTAATCAAATATAGATTTGGTGTAGGCATTTCCAGTCCATATGTAAGCAGAAGCGAATATGAAAAGAGAATAACACTGTCAACCATAGACACTCTTAAGCAAAGAAGAATAGACGCACTTCTCAACAGAAGAGAACAAACAGCCATGCTAATTTCTAATGAGATTTTAAAGTGGGAAAAATTGGCAAAATTTAAAGGTCTTATAGATTAGTAATAGAGAGAAAATCATAATGAAAAAGATAGGCAAAAAAAAAGATTTAGCTATTTTCGGCGCATCGCCTGCATTTCAAGAACCAATCCATGTAGGATACCCTAACATTGGCAATAAAGAACTTTTTTTGAAACTAGCGGATAAAATACTTGATAGCCGTCGATTTACAAATAATGGCCCCTTAGTTCAAGAGCTTGAACAAAGAATTTCTAAATACCTCGGTGTCAAACACTGTATTGCACTTTGCAACGGTACAATTGCTCTAGAAATTGCAATTCGTGCCTTGGAGTTAAAGGGTGAAGTAATTGTACCATCGTTTACCTTTATAGCCACAGCTCACGCCCTGAGTTGGCTTGGGCTAACGCCTGTGTTTGCAGACATAGATCCGAAAACTCACTGCCTTGATCCAAATTCAGTACGCAGCATGATCACCCCACAAACATCTGGCATACTAGCAGTTCATCTTTGGGGTCGTCCATGCGATATTGAAGCATTACAAGAAATCGCAGAATGCTACAATTTGGAATTGCTTTTTGATGCAGCGCACGCTTTTGGATGTTCTTACCGTGGAACAATGATTGGAAATTTTGGACGATGCGAAGTTGTTAGTTTTCATGCTACTAAATTTTTCAATACTTTTGAAGGGGGAGCAATTTTAACAAATGATGATCAACTTGCGGACAAAATTCGCTTAATTAGAAATTTTGGTTTTACCGGTTACGATCAAGTTGATCATATTGGCACTAACGGAAAATTACCCGAAATATCTGCTGCTATGGGTATTTCAAATTTAATGGCAATTAACGATTTAATACGGACAAATCAAAGAAACTACAACCTTTATCTCCGTTATCTTGAAGACATACCCTTTATCAGTATGATAAGATATAACTCAGTTGAGCACAACAATTATCAATATATTGTCATAGAAGTCGATGAACAGTCTCCAACAACTCGTGATGATATAATTAAAATATTACATGCCGAAAATATACTAGCAAGAAAATACTTTTGGCCCGGCTGTCACAATATGAAGCCGTATCGAAATCTATATATAGATGCAAATCGATTTTTGAAAAATACAAACGACGTAGCAAAAAGAGTTATTGTGTTACCCAACGGATATCATCTATCAGAATCAATGATAGAAACAATCTGCTCAGTCATAAAAATCGCCACATCTAATAAGATTTTCTAAAATTAAATTTTATTACTTTAAGCTCTTAAGCAAAAAAATTGGTCTATTTAAAAACTCGCCAATTTCATTAAAACGAGTTAAATTTTGAATCGATTCTGGCTCGAATTTTCCACTTCTGGGATCATATATACCAATATAATCAATACTCCAGTATTTTTCGGTTGCTCTATAAACAAATTCTATCATTTCAGATTTAGTTCCTTCTTTAAAAAGTGGCAGGTTTTTGTTTCCTTTCCAATTGTAACCAAGTTGTAACCATAAACGTCTCGTATAAAATGACAAATTTTGTAGAGACTTCTGAATCATCTGCAACGCCTCCTCACTGGAATTGCATTCATTAAAATCACTGCCAATGTGATGAAGAACGTTTAGACATAGAGTTATATCAACTGGATGGTCTTGAATATTTTTATTATCGAACAAAAAATATTCATTTTTTACCTCAAGAACATCATTAAGACCGAGTTCATCAGCAATACATTTTAAAAATTTAGCATGATACTCAAAACCTTCATATGCAATAACCTTTTTTGCGCCTGACTCAATGCATGAAAGCGAAAAAAAACCAATATTTGCTCCAATATCAGTTACAATTGCGCCACGGAAAAAACCAAACTGATCCATTAATTGAAATCTTTCCGCTTCAAACTTGGAAAAGCGGTGATTTATTTTCAACTTTTCTTGCAAAATAGGATGCAGCATCTGGTAGTTGCCGTGTTTACCATGACACCCTGAATAAAGAAAATCTACGCATTTAGATGGTAACATTTACAGATCCTTGTAATAAAACTCGAACCACGCTAAGTAAAAAATCATTTTTCTGCCAATAGCAAAGGCGCCTTCTACTTTGACTGTGTCATAAAAAAATTTTGACTTCCCCACCCCCTACCTACGCGCTCTGCCGCAACACGGACATCGCGCAAGCGCTCGGGCGATGTGTTGCGCAATCCAATGACGGATCGTTGCGATCGAGTCGGGTACGTGGCGTTGTGCTCTTGCGCTTGCCTCGTGGGAGGTACCCTTGGGGTAAGGAAGGCGCCTCTGGGAGGATACCGTTTTTTTTATCCCAGCCCTTGAGTCGTTGCAAAAGCAGAAACCCATAGGCGGCGATCGTAAGCGTAGCGTGGTGGTGAAACCCACGCCAGTTGCGCCCTTCGTAGTGGCCAAGCCCCACTTCTTGTTTGAGCTCGCGATAGTCACGCTCAATGCCCCAGCGCATCTTGGCGGTATGAACCAGCTGCGTCAATGCGTAGGTTTGAGGCAGGGTGCAGAGAAAGTAGTGGCTCGGTGCGCTTTCACCACAAAGTGGTGCAGCGCCTGGTGCTTGGCTTGAACCCGCTCAGGGTCAAGGTACGCGGCAATCGGTTCGATGTTCTTACGCGCAATCGGCAAAAGCAGCCCCCGGCCGTAGTCCTTCAGCCCCGCGTGTCGATCAGCGTGGCCCAGCACCCCAGCTACTTGCGTAAGGTAGCATTCCAGTTCGTCAGCCAGCGTCATCGAGGCGTTCCTTCGGGATAAATCAAACAACTGGCAGTGTAGCATTTATTGACACAGCCAAACTATCTATTAACTATCTATTATATTTAGTTCCGCTATAAACATCCCAGTATTGCGATATCTTAATTATTTCCTCATCAGTCAAATCATTTACCAATGGATATCTTTTTAAAATAGAAAGGTTCTTAACAATCTCATCATGCCAAGCGTACCAGTTAATTTTGAGAGGAGAGCATAATTCATCAGCATCAGTATATGAATCTTCTCCTTCAATCGACTCAAAAATAAAATTATTTATTATTTGCGGACATGTATCAATTGCAAGCTGCAATGGCCCCCAAAATCTTGGGTTTGCTTCAATAAATTTAGGAACTCCGCTTTCATCTATGATAAATTCAATCATAATTGGGCCATAAAAACCTAACTGATGTAATGAATCTGCAATTAAATTCTCACTAACAACTTTTGGTGAGTCTATTGATCTTGCTAGAACAATAGACTTTCCATTAGGTTGTTGCAACAAATTTGCCTGCCAAAAGTAACAAAAGAGACCGTTTTTTCTTACATACATACACAAATATAAACTTTGACCCTTGATAAATTCTTGAACAAACCATATTTTCTCATTAATTTTTTTTCGGGACTCATATATATCTTTTTTTGTTAAGCAAATAATGGGATATAGCGTTCTGTTGTTGACAATATTTTTACGCGGTTTAAAAACACACTTTTCCAACAAGATGGCATCTTTCA
This region includes:
- a CDS encoding glycosyltransferase, translating into MKKPKVALYVPVYNQENYILESLQSAYEQDYDNLIIYIADDCSTDNSYYLAEEFVKNNKTKHEVVLKRNPKNLGPIENTLISLKELEKVADLVVLQAGDDISYPTRVSTLTELWISLGKPQYAYIHTPVEIIDHQSITKTVWTPPINHKPINESNLAVTPTSQGLAIGASAAYTPSLVLESPFLFPNLYADQVLVFRSFLKKNLIYWGETLIKYRFGVGISSPYVSRSEYEKRITLSTIDTLKQRRIDALLNRREQTAMLISNEILKWEKLAKFKGLID
- a CDS encoding DegT/DnrJ/EryC1/StrS family aminotransferase translates to MKKIGKKKDLAIFGASPAFQEPIHVGYPNIGNKELFLKLADKILDSRRFTNNGPLVQELEQRISKYLGVKHCIALCNGTIALEIAIRALELKGEVIVPSFTFIATAHALSWLGLTPVFADIDPKTHCLDPNSVRSMITPQTSGILAVHLWGRPCDIEALQEIAECYNLELLFDAAHAFGCSYRGTMIGNFGRCEVVSFHATKFFNTFEGGAILTNDDQLADKIRLIRNFGFTGYDQVDHIGTNGKLPEISAAMGISNLMAINDLIRTNQRNYNLYLRYLEDIPFISMIRYNSVEHNNYQYIVIEVDEQSPTTRDDIIKILHAENILARKYFWPGCHNMKPYRNLYIDANRFLKNTNDVAKRVIVLPNGYHLSESMIETICSVIKIATSNKIF
- a CDS encoding methyltransferase domain-containing protein yields the protein MLPSKCVDFLYSGCHGKHGNYQMLHPILQEKLKINHRFSKFEAERFQLMDQFGFFRGAIVTDIGANIGFFSLSCIESGAKKVIAYEGFEYHAKFLKCIADELGLNDVLEVKNEYFLFDNKNIQDHPVDITLCLNVLHHIGSDFNECNSSEEALQMIQKSLQNLSFYTRRLWLQLGYNWKGNKNLPLFKEGTKSEMIEFVYRATEKYWSIDYIGIYDPRSGKFEPESIQNLTRFNEIGEFLNRPIFLLKSLK
- a CDS encoding transposase, yielding MLHCQLFDLSRRNASMTLADELECYLTQVAGVLGHADRHAGLKDYGRGLLLPIARKNIEPIAAYLDPERVQAKHQALHHFVVKAHRATTFSAPCLKPTH
- a CDS encoding ATP-grasp domain-containing protein — encoded protein: MTFINKSICFLVFSGYNERAVWALCRFFSERKISFYIVARDKYDRLIYSPWSERIVLVRYNKDLNIKIFKKIVERIKIKEKVDKIIYCPTTEFLNKFVLDNREELEYLDINVPLPERKTYSLLTNKISNTAFFEKIGIESPKIYSLKDAILLEKCVFKPRKNIVNNRTLYPIICLTKKDIYESRKKINEKIWFVQEFIKGQSLYLCMYVRKNGLFCYFWQANLLQQPNGKSIVLARSIDSPKVVSENLIADSLHQLGFYGPIMIEFIIDESGVPKFIEANPRFWGPLQLAIDTCPQIINNFIFESIEGEDSYTDADELCSPLKINWYAWHDEIVKNLSILKRYPLVNDLTDEEIIKISQYWDVYSGTKYNR